CTAGTGCCCACTCTTCCACCCTTACCGTGTATATCCCTTTGGACTCCTAGACCCCCCCATCTCTGTGCAGTGTCCCAACTCCCATCACCACCCGCCCAATCCCGTCTCCCCAATCTTCTCCCtaacctttcccctcccccacggTTTGCCTCTCCCCACAGCGGTATGCTTCAGCACAGAATGGTCAGTGGGCAGAGTTAGCACCAATACATCCTACAAGGCCTTCAGTGCGGCACGCGTCCGAGCCCACGTCGGTctgcaggtgggcctggcgggCGTTAATGTTACACTCACAGGTGAGGAGCTGCGGCGAAGTGAACTCCTGAGGTTGACAGACACCATGGTTGGGGGTGTGTGGCAGGCAGGGGCAGTTGGAGGACCTGTGAGGACAGCTCCCACAAGCTCATATAGAATAGCTTTTGGCTCTCATTGATTTGTGTTTTCCCCAACCGCTGCCAAACCTATTTCTCTCAAGATTCTCACTCTCCTATCCGAATCCGCTTAGTTGCCCGGTCCTCGCTGTACGCAGCCGGGTGACGACGCCGCCCTCCGCAGGGAACCCAGTGCAGCAGTTGAACGAGACCATCGACTACAACGAGCAGTTCATTTGGCGGATCGGCGAAAACTATGCTGGGGCGTACACGGAGGCATTGCAGAAGGGGCTGCCGGATCCAGTTCTCTATCTGGCGGAGAAGTTCACTCCGAGCAGCCCCTGCGGGGTTTACCGCCAATACCGCTTGGCGGGACACTACGCCTCGGCCACGCTGTGGTGAGCGCGGAAAGAAGACACTTTGCGTActtgcgcgcgcgcgtgcgtgtgtgtggcgggggtcggggtgggggcaTGTGAGCCGGAGGATGTGAGCTACAGTTACAGACCGACGCGCTTGGGGTGAGAGTTGCCGCCTTGCGAGCAGATGGTCACGAGGTCCGTACAGACCGTGGGAATCCGAAGAGACCCAGCAATGGCTGGGCGCCGGCTACTCCCCTCCAGTGTTTCCCTGCGCCTCCGCCATCCCAGCCCCGCGCTTTTGTTCTGGGGCCGGGAGGTAGGGGAGGCGAGCCCGTGGGAACCCGAGCGGGCTGGGGGAATCCGGCTCACAGCTCCACTGGTCCCCTCCCCGCAGGGTGGCGTTCTGCTTCTGGCTCCTCTCCAACGTGCTGCTCTCCATGCCGGCCCCGCACTACGGAGGCCTGGCTCTTCTGATCACCGGCGCCTTCGTACTCTTCTCCGTCTTCGCCTTCGCCTCCATCTCCAGCGTGTCTCTCTGCCAGCTCCGCCTTGGCTCCTCCGAGCTCACCACTCACTACGGTGCCGCCTTTTGGATCACACTGGCCACGGGTGAGGACCGAGGAAACCGGCCCCCGGGTGTCTGGGGGCAGAGACGAGATTTATCCCAGCGTGCGCTTTCCGGTTTGCATAATGAGttcacatatattatctaatTTGCCCCTCTCAGTAGTTCGTAGAGGCAGGCACTGTTGtgcctattttacagaggaggggaagggagttcGGAAGGGTTCGGTATCTTGCCCCAGTGGCGTGCGAACCCGTGTATCATGTATGCCATATTAGAGGTCTTTCCGTGGTGCGTGTGTCTGGGGAAGAAACGCAAATACCTCCAATAGATGGAGTCGGGCGGCCGGGTTCTGGAGCCCTGACCGCCCTCTTTACCCGCGACTGCGCTAACACAGGCATCCTGTGCCTCCTCCTCGGAGTTGCGGTGCTGAGTCTCCACTACGCTCGGACCAGCGCTCTTCGCACCTTCTTGGATGGAAGCGTCAAGGGCCTCGAAAGTCAGGCGAAAGGGAGCTCTTCTCTCATCCTCAACAACCCACTGCATAAGCAGTTCTGGGGCTCAGACTTAACCATCAGTACTAACCTGTGAAAGGGACTCAACCTCGGACTCCTACTCTGCCTTGGTCCCCCGCAGGCCGGGGAGCAGTGCCCACCGGGCCTGGGGAGCTCCGGGAGGGCACTGCGCTGGGGGCGCGGGGGGAAAGCGCCAGTGGCCTCAGATGTGCCGCCTGCACCCGGGAAAGAGTCTCCCAGCGTGAGCTGtaaataaactttcttcttttttttttaaactttctcccATTATTTTCCATGGCTTTTCAAGGCTTTTCGGGATACGAGCTCTGGGGAGACTTCCCTGGGTTGGAGGCAGCCTAGTACACTCTTTCTCTGCTTTGCCACAGACACCGGATTCTCTGTCTGAAGAATGCAGAGTAACCCGGGAAAGGGTCTGGGAGAGGGTGCCCTCTAGTGAGCCCAGAGAAGAACAATCAGAGCCTGCATCTTCCTGAGCTACCCCAAGTGGATGGTAGCAGTGACCAGGCAGGTCATTCCCCCACACCTCCACCCCCGCTGGCCCTGTGGGATCCCCCTCCGCTGGCCCAGCTGAGGGGGGCTAAGAAGAAATGGCATTTTGGAATTTATTCACTAGCTTCACTTTATTCATTAAAGGGGTGG
Above is a genomic segment from Tursiops truncatus isolate mTurTru1 chromosome 2, mTurTru1.mat.Y, whole genome shotgun sequence containing:
- the DUOXA2 gene encoding dual oxidase maturation factor 2 isoform X2, which translates into the protein MTLWNGVLPFYPQPRHAAGISVPLLIVILVFLALAASFLLILPGIRGHSRWFWLVRVLLSLFIGAEIVAVCFSTEWSVGRVSTNTSYKAFSAARVRAHVGLQVGLAGVNVTLTGNPVQQLNETIDYNEQFIWRIGENYAGAYTEALQKGLPDPVLYLAEKFTPSSPCGVYRQYRLAGHYASATLWVAFCFWLLSNVLLSMPAPHYGGLALLITGAFVLFSVFAFASISSVSLCQLRLGSSELTTHYGAAFWITLATGILCLLLGVAVLSLHYARTSALRTFLDGSVKGLESQAKGSSSLILNNPLHKQFWGSDLTISTNL
- the DUOXA2 gene encoding dual oxidase maturation factor 2 isoform X3, which produces MPVAQRDLHDLPSAFKGQECNWEKWAREGSCRSTKGPGGMGSMESLGTLVGQYPGLTRFLFLQRWFWLVRVLLSLFIGAEIVAVCFSTEWSVGRVSTNTSYKAFSAARVRAHVGLQVGLAGVNVTLTGNPVQQLNETIDYNEQFIWRIGENYAGAYTEALQKGLPDPVLYLAEKFTPSSPCGVYRQYRLAGHYASATLWVAFCFWLLSNVLLSMPAPHYGGLALLITGAFVLFSVFAFASISSVSLCQLRLGSSELTTHYGAAFWITLATGLQHKQTDHRT
- the DUOXA2 gene encoding dual oxidase maturation factor 2 isoform X1, with translation MPVAQRDLHDLPSAFKGQECNWEKWAREGSCRSTKGPGGMGSMESLGTLVGQYPGLTRFLFLQRWFWLVRVLLSLFIGAEIVAVCFSTEWSVGRVSTNTSYKAFSAARVRAHVGLQVGLAGVNVTLTGNPVQQLNETIDYNEQFIWRIGENYAGAYTEALQKGLPDPVLYLAEKFTPSSPCGVYRQYRLAGHYASATLWVAFCFWLLSNVLLSMPAPHYGGLALLITGAFVLFSVFAFASISSVSLCQLRLGSSELTTHYGAAFWITLATGILCLLLGVAVLSLHYARTSALRTFLDGSVKGLESQAKGSSSLILNNPLHKQFWGSDLTISTNL